In Halomicrobium zhouii, the sequence CGGCATCGTCCGAATCCCCGGCGGCGGGGCGCGCTGACGACTGCCCGTCCGACTGGCGACCAGGCACCGTCAACCTCGTCGTCGGGGCGGAGCGGGCGCTCGCCGACGGGACGCTGGCCGAACTGCTGGCGACCTGCGTCGAGGCGAAGGCCGCGACGCTCTCGGACCTGGCCGGCGTCCCGGGCACGACGAGCGACGCCGTCGCCGTCGGCTGCGTTCCCGACGCCGACCCGGTCGATTTCGCCGGAAGCGCGACCGACGTGGGGGGCCGGGCGCGGGCCTGCGTCAGGGACGCGGTCCGGGCGAGTTTCGCGTCGCGGTACGCGGAAGCGGAACCGCCCAACTCGGTCGCCGACGCGGAGTACGGCGTGGTGACCGACCGGGAAACCGACGTCTGGAACCCGGCCGACGCGGACTGAACTCGCTCGCCCGGGCTGCTGTCGCTGGCTCTACAGGTGTCCCTCGCGAGAGAGACCGCGGGGAGTGCGCCGATGACTACGGGAGATGCGAGAGACCGATCCAGACGAGGCCGCAACCCATGATCCGGTGGAGCCAGAGATCGGTCCTGGTCGGCTCCGACGACTCCCCTCGCAGGAAATCGAATCCCGTGCTGTACATCCTGCGTGGAGCAGCGACGTACGCGAGTCCGAGAAGGACGGTGCCGACGGCGGCGATTCGAACGAGCGCGTCCATGGATTATCGTTGCCACACGTAGACGGCGAGTGCGAGGAACCCGCCGAAAAATGTCAGGTAGGTCAGGCCGCCGACGGCGAGCGCCCACAGCGCGCCGTCGTCGTCGCCGCGTGCTTCGGCGTCCGTGTACACCCAGTAGGACATCGCGAACGGAACGACCAGGAAGAACACGCCGACGATAAGCAATTCTGTCGCACCGGGGAGGCCGAACTGGAGGGGGACCATCGGTTTCACACGTCGACTGGCAGCAATTAAAACCACCGGACCCGTCGCCGGCTCACTCCTCGTCGCGTTCGTCCCCGCCGCGGTTACGGGCCCGCAGTGACGCCCCGCCGCCGAGACCGGCCAGAGCGGCGGCGACGCCGAACCCGGGACCGACCGCATCCGTCCCCTCGTCGCCAGCGCCGGTCGTCCCGGGCGCCGTCGTCGCCGTTTCGGAGCGGGTCGCCGTCTCGGTCGGGGATTCGGTCGCCGTGTCGGTCGGCCGGTCGACGTCCAGGGACTGGTCGGCGTGGCGGTAGCCGTCGTGGTGGCCGAGGGTCCCGAGCGTGACGCGCGTCCCCTCGCTCGACGCGTCGACGCCGGCGTCTATGGCCACCAGTCTGCCACCGTTTTCGTCGTCGTCGGCGTCCCAGTGCCCGACGAAGACGGTGCCGTCGACGACCGTCGGCGAGGACAGTACCTCGGCACCGGCGGGCGCGCGCCAGCGCTCCTCGCCCGACTGGGCGTCGATGGCCCGGAGCGTCCCCTCGCTCTCGCTCACGTCGCGTGCATCTATCGCGTTCGTCCCGACGAACACCGTCCCACCGGCGACCGTCGGCGACGAGAAGACGACCTCGTCGACGCCGGCGCGCCACTGCTCCTCGCCGCTCGCGGCGTCGACGGCCCAGACGTCGCCCCCGTCGTCGCTGGTCTGGGTCCCGACGAAGACGGTGCCGTCGGCCACCGTCGGCGAGGAGCCGACGTCGTGACCGGTGTCGAATCGCCACGCCTCCTCGCCGCTCTCGACCGCGAGCGCGTAGACGGACACCGCCTCGTCCCCACTGAACGTCCCAACGAAGAGGCGCCCGTCGGCCACCGTCGGCGACGAGTAGGAGACGTCGCCGATCTCGCGGTGCCAGCGCTCCTCGCCGCTCTCGCCGTCGACGGCGACGACCCCGGCGTCGGTGCCGAGGTAGACGGTGTCGTCGACGACCGTGGGTGAGGAGAACGTGAACTCGCCCGCGTCGACGCGCCACCGCTCGTCGCCGGTCGCGGCGTCCAGCGCGTACAGGATGGCGCCGGCGCTGCCGACGAAGACGGTGCCGTGGACCACCGTGGGCGAGGAGTGCGGGTTGTTTATCTCGCCGCCGACCACCGCTTCGGCGCGCCATAGCTCGCGGCCCGTCGGGGCGTCGAGGGCGAACACGCCGGCGCCGCTGTCGAGGAATACGACGTCGTCGACGACCATCGGCGCGGCGTTCACTGCCCTGCGGCCGGCGGCGTCGACCTCGAAGCGCCACCGTTCGTCGCCCGACGCTGCGTCGACGGCGTGGACCGTCCCGCCGGCGCTGCCGACGTAGGCGGTGCCGTCGACGACCGTCGGCGAGGACAGCGCGTCAAACGGGAGGTCGACCGCCCAGCGCCTCTCGCCGGCGTCGGTCTCCTGGGTGCCGGTCTCCTGTGCGGCGGCGGATCCGACCCCGCCGAGGCCGGCGACCGACGCGAGACCGGTCGCCACGGTCGCCCGGAGGAAGCGCCGGCGGTCGGACGCCGGCGTCGCGCTCGCTGTGTTACCTGGGACCGTCTCGTTCATGTCGGTACCAATTACAGACCAGTTGAAAGTTCTTGTGTGACGCGGCCGGCCGCGCCGGAGAACCGGCCGTCGGGGACGTCACTCGCCGAGCGGCTCGGCCAGCGGTTCCCCCTCGAACAGCTCCGGATGCAGCACGGTCGCGATGCGCTGGCACTCGCCGGCC encodes:
- a CDS encoding adenosylcobinamide amidohydrolase, with translation MFDATVRDGVCQCRHAGARWLVTGWDGGYRDADAAYNVTVPDGFDRTDLADFRDERLRAVGFEDPGPALLTGVSMAHARCASAGPVTALATAGVSNPAALPVDPASSESPAAGRADDCPSDWRPGTVNLVVGAERALADGTLAELLATCVEAKAATLSDLAGVPGTTSDAVAVGCVPDADPVDFAGSATDVGGRARACVRDAVRASFASRYAEAEPPNSVADAEYGVVTDRETDVWNPADAD
- a CDS encoding outer membrane protein assembly factor BamB family protein, which codes for MNETVPGNTASATPASDRRRFLRATVATGLASVAGLGGVGSAAAQETGTQETDAGERRWAVDLPFDALSSPTVVDGTAYVGSAGGTVHAVDAASGDERWRFEVDAAGRRAVNAAPMVVDDVVFLDSGAGVFALDAPTGRELWRAEAVVGGEINNPHSSPTVVHGTVFVGSAGAILYALDAATGDERWRVDAGEFTFSSPTVVDDTVYLGTDAGVVAVDGESGEERWHREIGDVSYSSPTVADGRLFVGTFSGDEAVSVYALAVESGEEAWRFDTGHDVGSSPTVADGTVFVGTQTSDDGGDVWAVDAASGEEQWRAGVDEVVFSSPTVAGGTVFVGTNAIDARDVSESEGTLRAIDAQSGEERWRAPAGAEVLSSPTVVDGTVFVGHWDADDDENGGRLVAIDAGVDASSEGTRVTLGTLGHHDGYRHADQSLDVDRPTDTATESPTETATRSETATTAPGTTGAGDEGTDAVGPGFGVAAALAGLGGGASLRARNRGGDERDEE